A genomic segment from Ochotona princeps isolate mOchPri1 chromosome 11, mOchPri1.hap1, whole genome shotgun sequence encodes:
- the HGFAC gene encoding hepatocyte growth factor activator — MLHMCTTAGGAHRKWCATTHNYDRDRAWGYCVEAPSPEGPAAPDPCASSPCRNGGSCAPSQDPAAYHCTCPSAFTGTDCGTERCFDETRHEYLPLGERWARVRQGRVEQCDCRGGGARCQDAPHTGTAGPGPARWGWVDLGCSLRRPGLASGPAPVCQSSPCLNGGTCHLIVATGTTVCACPPGYAGRLCNILPSQHCFLGNGTGYRGVADTTTSGLSCLPWNSDLLYQELHVDSVATAALLGLGPHAYCRNPDRDERPWCYVVKDSLLSWEYCRLPACIETLARIQPPVSEALVPLAEPVAAARTTCGRRHKKRSFLRPRIVGGSSALPGSHPWLAAVYIGNSFCSGSLVHTCWVVSAAHCFASSPSQESVTVVLGQHFFNQTTDVTQVFAIEKYVPYPLYSVFNPSDHDLVLIRLKKKGERCAVRSQFVQPICLPEPGSTFPAGHKCQISGWGHVDENSSSHSSVLREALVPLVADHKCSSPEVYGADISPNMLCAGYFDCKSDACQGDSGGPLVCDKDGVAYLYGIISWGDGCGRLNKPGVYTRVANYVDWITDRIRPSRRLVAPS, encoded by the exons ATGCTGCACATGTGTACAACTGCAGGAGGTGCCCACAGGAAGTG GTGTGCCACAACCCACAACTACGACCGGGACCGGGCTTGGGGCTACTGTGTGGAGGCCCCCAGTCCTGAGGGcccag CCGCCCCAGACCCCTGCGCCTCCAGCCCTTGCCGCAACGGCGGCTCCTGCGCCCCTTCCCAGGACCCAGCCGCCTaccactgcacctgcccctcGGCCTTCACGGGCACGGACTGTGGCACAG AAAGATGCTTTGACGAGACGCGCCACGAGTACCTGCCGCTGGGTGAGCGCTGGGCCCGCGTGCGCCAGGGCCGCGTGGAGCAGTGCGACTGCCGGGGCGGCGGGGCCCGGTGCCAGGACGCgccccacacaggtacagccgGCCCGGGGCCTGCACGCTGGGGCTGGGTGGACCTGGGCTGCTCCCTCCGCAGACCCGGGCTAGCTTCCGGCCCTGCCCCAGTTTGCCAGAGCAGCCCGTGCCTGAACGGGGGCACCTGCCACCTGATCGTGGCCACGGGGACCACCGTGTGCGCCTGTCCACCGGGCTATGCCGGGCGTCTGTGCAACATCC TACCTTCCCAGCACTGCTTTCTGGGAAACGGCACTGGCTACCGCGGTGTGGCCGACACGACCACCTCGGGCCTCAGCTGCCTGCCCTGGAACTCCGACCTGCTCTACCAGGAGCTGCACGTGGACTCGGTGGCCACGGCGGCCCTGCTCGGTCTGGGTCCCCACGCATACTGCCG GAACCCGGACAGGGATGAGCGCCCCTGGTGCTACGTGGTGAAGGACAGCTTGCTATCCTGGGAGTACTGCCGCCTCCCGGCCTGCATCG AAACGCTGGCCAGGATCCAGCCCCCGGTGTCGGAGGCCCTGGTGCCGCTGGCTGAGCCAGTGGCAGCTGCGCGGACCACCTGTGGACGCAGGCACAAGAAGAGGAGCTTCCTGCGGCCGCGCATTGTGGGCGGCTCATCCGCCTTACCCGGCTCCCACCCCTGGCTGGCAGCCGTCTACATTGGCAACAGCTTCTGCTCTGGGAGCCTGGTGCACACCTGCTGGGTGGTGTCCGCCGCCCACTGCTTCGCCAGCAG CCCGTCCCAGGAGAGCGTCACGGTAGTGCTGGGCCAGCACTTTTTCAACCAGACCACGGACGTGACCCAGGTGTTTGCCATAGAGAAGTACGTGCCATATCCACTGTACTCCGTGTTCAATCCCAGCGACCATGACCTCG TCCTGATCCGGCTGAAGAAGAAGGGCGAGCGCTGTGCTGTGCGCTCACAGTTTGTGCAGCCCATCTGCCTGCCGGAGCCGGGCAGCACCTTCCCCGCGGGCCACAAGTGCCAGATCTCGGGCTGGGGACATGTGGACGAGA ACTCGAGCAGCCACTCGAGCGTCCTGCGGGAGGCACTCGTGCCCCTGGTCGCCGACCACAAGTGTAGCAGCCCGGAGGTGTACGGCGCCGACATCAGCCCCAACATGCTGTGCGCTGGCTACTTCGACTGCAAGTCGGACGCCTGCCAG GGTGACTCGGGTGGGCCCCTGGTCTGTGACAAGGATGGCGTGGCCTATCTCTACGGCATCATCAGCTGGGGCGATGGCTGTGGAAGGCTCAACAAGCCAGGTGTCTACACCAGAGTGGCTAACTATGTGGACTGGATCACTGACCGGATACGGCCCTCCAGGCGGCTTGTGGCTCCCTCCTGA